A genomic window from Salvia hispanica cultivar TCC Black 2014 chromosome 5, UniMelb_Shisp_WGS_1.0, whole genome shotgun sequence includes:
- the LOC125188463 gene encoding kunitz trypsin inhibitor 5-like, whose protein sequence is MKSSYLPLCLILLSISVNSSAADEGAAVVDIDGNPVQAGVDYYILPVIRGRGGGLTLSSTGNKTCPLDVVQEPQEVDNGLPLTFHPANSSQGVVRVSADQNFVFSAASVCVQSTIWTLQFDDSISNYIITTGGVEGNYGRQTVGNWFRIDEFDSDYKIVHCPGVCDTCRVVCGDFDVVVQDGVRRLVLNGDGPLKVMFKKA, encoded by the coding sequence ATGAAGTCATCTTACCTCCCTCTTTGTTTGATTCTCTTGTCCATTTCTGTTAACTCTTCAGCTGCCGATGAAGGTGCTGCAGTGGTCGACATAGATGGGAATCCGGTGCAGGCAGGAGTGGATTACTACATCCTGCCCGTTATCCGGGGAAGAGGGGGCGGTCTCACCCTATCCAGCACCGGCAACAAGACTTGCCCACTAGACGTTGTCCAAGAGCCACAGGAAGTGGATAACGGCCTCCCGCTGACGTTCCACCCTGCCAACTCCAGCCAAGGTGTGGTCCGTGTCTCAGCTGATCAGAACTTTGTATTCTCTGCTGCCTCCGTGTGCGTTCAATCCACCATATGGACTCTCCAATTCGACGACTCAATCTCAAACTATATCATAACAACCGGAGGGGTCGAAGGGAACTATGGCCGTCAGACAGTTGGGAACTGGTTCAGGATCGACGAGTTTGACAGCGACTACAAGATAGTGCACTGCCCCGGAGTTTGTGACACGTGCAGAGTCGTGTGCGGAGACTTTGACGTTGTCGTGCAGGATGGTGTTAGGCGTTTGGTTCTCAATGGTGATGGCCCTTTGAAGGTTATGTTCAAGAAGGCATAG
- the LOC125188462 gene encoding kunitz trypsin inhibitor 5-like, giving the protein MINTNMETIYLSFLFILIAAATAADAAEAPPPVLDIAGKQLLAGAEYYILPVIRGRGGGLTLAATGNETCPLDVAQEQQEVKKGLPLSFRPTNAKKGVIRTSTDHNIKFSAASICVQSTVWKLHFDESIQNYTITMGGAEGNPGRDTISNWFKIEKFDEDYKLVFCPTVCNYCKVICKEVGIVVQHGLRRLALTDSAPFKFMFKKA; this is encoded by the coding sequence ATGATCAACACCAACATGGAAACCATTTATCTTTCGTTCCTCTTCATTCTCATCGCCGCCGCTACCGCTGCCGATGCCGCTGAAGCCCCACCCCCGGTGCTCGACATCGCCGGGAAGCAGCTCCTCGCAGGAGCAGAGTACTACATCCTCCCCGTGATCCGGGGCCGCGGCGGAGGCCTGACTCTGGCGGCCACCGGCAACGAAACCTGCCCTCTCGACGTCGCCCAAGAGCAGCAAGAAGTGAAGAAGGGCCTCCCACTGAGCTTCCGCCCCACCAATGCCAAAAAAGGGGTAATCAGAACTTCAACTGATCACAACATCAAATTCTCCGCTGCCTCAATCTGTGTTCAGTCCACAGTTTGGAAGCTGCATTTCGATGAATCCATCCAAAATTACACCATCACCATGGGAGGTGCTGAGGGGAATCCGGGGCGTGACACCATAAGCAATTGGTTCAAGATTGAGAAATTTGATGAGGATTATAAGCTTGTCTTCTGCCCTACCGTCTGCAATTACTGCAAGGTTATATGCAAAGAGGTTGGGATTGTTGTTCAACATGGACTCAGGCGTTTGGCTCTCACCGATTCTGCACCTTTCAAATTTATGTTCAAGAAGGCATAA
- the LOC125188461 gene encoding pentatricopeptide repeat-containing protein At2g22410, mitochondrial-like — MTDLMLQTHIHKSQAAPIVELKNLLAKWGTRCSLLNEILAHSITAGVFAREIAGGLLGAYAKLNKVAEARKIFDEMPERDVGSWTSLQNLYLNIKRPRKSLTIFSDLVLSNFPKPDSHSVVAALSACARCKDLRNGRAIHAMALKYLEYPRPNVHNALIDMYGKNQRVGLANRVFNGVDYKDVAIWTTLLNGYIVNSDMDSAQKVFDEMPQKNVFSWTAMIVGHVRSKNSLEALELFMKMRHEDAGEHYCNPTTFTVVALLSACADIGALNLGSSVHGYINKRQGFASDATVNNGLMDMYGKSGNLDSAIKLFDSMGRKDLFSWSIMISGLALNGRGKDALVVFDSMVESGLIPNEVTFLSVLSACSHGGLVSEGERLFERFVNSYQIKPWIEHYGCMVDLFVRAGRLEKALWLVERMPMKPDAVIWRSLLVACLQHGNFELAEVAGKKVLELDPDDDAVYVLLFSIYRSKNRWDEAVSVIKMMRDQKIKKTPGCSWIEVNGGFHEFLAESSEHYVSENIVIVLNGLIEHSRVHTNLFLQSS; from the coding sequence ATGACCGATTTAATGCTACAGACACATATCCACAAATCCCAGGCTGCTCCAATTGTTGAGCTGAAAAATCTATTGGCAAAATGGGGAACCCGTTGCAGTCTTCTCAACGAAATTCTCGCCCACTCCATCACCGCTGGCGTCTTCGCGCGGGAGATCGCAGGCGGACTGCTTGGCGCTTATGCGAAACTCAACAAAGTGGCTGAAGCACGGAAGATATTCGATGAAATGCCTGAACGAGATGTGGGGTCGTGGACCTCTCTTCAGAATCTTTACCTCAACATCAAACGACCTAGAAAGTCGCTGACGATATTTTCCGATTTGGTTTTGTCTAATTTCCCGAAACCCGACTCGCATTCCGTAGTTGCAGCTCTTTCTGCTTGCGCCCGCTGCAAGGATCTGAGAAATGGAAGAGCGATTCACGCTATGGCATTAAAGTACCTAGAATATCCTAGGCCCAATGTGCATAATGCGTTGATCGACATGTATGGAAAAAATCAAAGGGTTGGTTTAGCTAACCGAGTTTTCAATGGCGTGGATTATAAAGACGTGGCTATTTGGACCACCTTACTTAACGGATATATTGTAAATAGTGATATGGATTCAGCTCAGAAGGTTTTTGATGAAATGCCGCAGAAAAATGTGTTCTCTTGGACTGCGATGATTGTAGGGCACGTTCGCAGCAAGAATTCTCTCGAGGCATTGGAGTTGTTCATGAAGATGAGACACGAAGATGCTGGAGAGCATTATTGCAATCCCACTACTTTCACTGTTGTTGCTCTGCTTTCTGCTTGTGCCGATATTGGGGCGCTGAATTTAGGAAGTTCAGTTCATGGATATATTAACAAACGCCAAGGGTTCGCTTCGGATGCTACCGTGAATAATGGGTTGATGGACATGTATGGAAAAAGTGGGAATCTTGATTCAGCTATAAAGCTGTTTGATAGCATGGGGAGGAAAGATTTGTTTTCATGGAGCATTATGATATCTGGTTTGGCACTGAACGGAAGGGGCAAAGACGCCCTCGTTGTTTTTGATTCAATGGTCGAATCAGGGCTGATTCCAAATGAAGTTACTTTTCTATCAGTTTTGTCCGCTTGCAGCCATGGAGGATTAGTTAGTGAAGGAGAGAGATTGTTTGAAAGATTTGTAAATAGCTACCAAATTAAGCCGTGGATTGAGCATTACGGGTGTATGGTAGATCTCTTTGTCCGAGCAGGACGTTTGGAGAAGGCCTTGTGGTTGGTTGAGCGGATGCCTATGAAGCCAGACGCTGTGATCTGGAGATCCCTTCTGGTTGCTTGTCTCCAACATGGGAATTTCGAACTAGCTGAAGTGGCAGGGAAGAAGGTGCTTGAACTGGATCCCGATGATGATGCTGTTTACGTGCTCCTTTTCAGCATCTATCGCTCCAAGAATAGGTGGGACGAGGCTGTGAGCGTGATAAAGATGATGAGAGatcaaaaaattaagaaaacgCCTGGGTGCAGTTGGATTGAAGTGAATGGTGGTTTTCATGAGTTCCTTGCTGAATCTTCTGAACACTATGTTAGTGAGAACATAGTGATTGTTTTGAATGGGTTGATTGAGCATTCAAGAGTACATACAAATCTTTTCTTGCAATCATCTTGa